CCCCACAAGCCGGGAATGCGCCCCGACGGGATTGGGCGGTCCGGCTCGTTGATCGCATCGACTTCGCGGTCGCACCAGTCGTTGATCACCTGGCTGGTGCCGCAGACAATCGGTCCGGTCAGCAAGATGCCGAGCGCGAGAAACAGCCAGTTCTCGGTGATCGAGGCACCCGATGATACGACGCCACACATAAACGCCCACATGGGCGGGAACCATGTCACCGGCTTTGTCAGCTCCAGCACATCCCGCGGCGCAGGGAGCTGCGCAAATGTCCGGGAGAGTGCCGAGTCTGTGGCCGGTTCTGACATGCGAGAAGGCTATGCCAATCACCTGGCAGTGTCAAATTATTTGGACAATAAAAACTGTCGTAAAAATAGACAGTTGTCAGGCGATGCTACGAGTCCTTGCCGCTGAGGTTTCCAAGACCGTGACGATGCAGTTTGGAATAGAGGCTTTGACGGCTTAGACCAAGGATTTCCGCGGCTGACGCCCGGTTATCCGAGGTATGCGCCAGTGCGGCTTCGATGCACATACGCTCGATCAGATCAGTGCTCTCGCGGACAATTTCCTTGAGCGGCTTGCGCCCTACCAGCTCGGTGAGCTGGTCCACCGAACGCGGCAATTGTTGCGCGGCGTCGGGAAGGTCACGCTCACGCCGGCCGACACTGCGCACCGAATAGCCGAACAGTGGCTGATCACGCTCGATCATGATCGCCGACAGTTCCACCGGTTCCTCGCCGCCATTGAGATCGTTGACCACCGAACCGAAGTTGCGGACGTTCTGATGGTCCTTGAGCTGCTTCTTCAGCAGGTTGAGATCGACATCGGGACGGCCGATAAAGCGGTTGAGCGATACCCCGAGCAACTGTTCGACCGAGCCGGCCTGCACCAGTTCAACAAAGGCGCGATTGGCGACAATAATGTCCTGATTTTCATCGGCAAGGACAAAGGCATCGGGCATTTTCTCGACTGCATCGAGAACATAGCGGTCCGAACGCTTGCTCGGCACCTCATGCTGGCCGTCATCGATGTTGATCAGCCAATATTGCCGCCCCGACTGGCGGAATGTCGAGGCCGACAATTTGACGAAACCGGTGCGTCCAATCATGCGGATGCTCACCGGGTCAACTTTGCCGCTGACCGAGATCGCACCCATATAGGCAATGATATCGTCGCGAAATTCGGTCTCGACCAGATCGAGCAGATTGCGCTTCTCCAGCGCACCCGGCGCCGCATTGATCAACGCATGGCTGGCGCGGTTGGCCTGCTGGATCTCGTAATTTTCGGTATCGACGATCAGCACCGGATAGGAGATGTTGTCGAACAGCAGGCGATAGCGCGTCTCGGTCTGGCGCAGGTGCAGATAGTCGCGCTCCATCGACTGCTGGGTTTTGAGCAGCCGTTGCTGCAGCAGAGCAATCGACCGGATGTCGCGGCCAATGGCAATGTGCCAAGCGCTGCTCGAGGGCTTGAGTATCTTGTAGCTGACCGGAATGTCGTCGCCATCATCGACATGATTGACCTGGCGCCACAGCTGGTCTGCGATATTCTCGGTCTGCAGCATCTGGGCGATCTTCGCCTTGCTCTCCTGACTGACCGTATCGGACCATTTGCGACCAACCCATTTCTGGGCCAGGCTGTGATCGCGGCTGTTTACCGCGACATCGCGAATAATCTCATTCTCATCGATGGCGAGAATGAAATCGCCGGCGCAATAGGCCAGTTCGATAACGTCCTGCTTGGTGAATCCGTCGAACATGGCGTCCGGATCGCTGAACGGTATGCGCTGATCGCCTGTGGATTCATAGTTCATCGGACACAGCCAATTCTCGGGGCCTCTGTCAGGCCAGCTTCTCGAACATGTCAGATTTGAGCGGCGTCAGCTCATTGGCCAATGCCACAGCGCCCGGCGCATCGACAGCAGTGCCATCGGCACCGCAAATCTCGACCAGATCTGGCTGTTCGTTTATCACACGCCCTCCCAAAAGGATGCAGATATCAGGGTTGGTGGAAACTGTCCGGATTGCCTTGATAAGGCTTGAAATTGTCGCGGTAGGGCAATCGACGCTTACGGTCAATCCTATCAGATCATAATGACGATTCGCGAATTTGCCGGTCAGTTCCGAACGCGTCGGCTCCATCAGCACATCTGCGTCCCATCCGGCGCGCTGAAAACACTCTGCGACCATCAGCGTGCCGAGGCTGTGCTGCTCGCCGGGCATGGTGGAAAACAATGCGGAGCGCTGGCCATGGCCTGCGTCCATCGCCGGCGGAATACGCAATGTCATCTCGCGCAGAATTTCCTGCACCCGCCAAAGCCCCATGGTGATATCGACGAAATCGGCTCGATCCTCGTCCCAATATTGCCCGAGCCGTCGGGCGCTGGGTGCGAGCAGATCGACATAGATGGTTTCGATCGAACTACCCGTGGCAAGACAGTGATCGACAAAATCGAGAAGCTTGCGGGCGTCCCCTTCAAGCGCAAGCGCGGTGAAAAAGGATACATCGCTGCCGGAAATGGTGCGCTTGTCGCTATTGAAAGGCGAGCGAGGCTGCATCATGCTGCCGCCGCCCTGGCCGTCGGCGATCAGCTTCGGAATAACCAGATTTTCCAGCACCACCGAAAGGTCCTCATCGGCATCGGCTCCGGAGAGCAGGTCCACATGCTGTGCATCACCGTTTTCAGATAATCGATCCTCCGACGATGGGTTGTGATGCTTCTTGCCAGATCTCCAGCCATCCAGCTTGGAGCGTAAATCTGCGATCCCAAATGATGCCATGTTTCAGACTCTCCTGCGTCAAGTCTGGTCGGCGTGCCATACGTCGGCCGCGCGGGCGAATACGCCTCACGTGACTCGCAACCTACTATAAGGTGGGGAAATACGCAATGCGGCGAGGTAAAAAGTGTCAATTTTGCATAACGTCAAAAAAACTTGACACTTTGCCGCAAACCTTCCTAATCTCCGTTACCAACAAATGGAGTAGGAAAGCTGTCGGGTATCGCTCACATCGACACTGGGAAAAACCCCCGGAAATCTGACGTTTCCGAGCCGACTCAAGCTGCACATATTCTCTACACTCCGGAACAGCGCAAACGTCGTGACGAGTCGCGCTGGACCTTGGTCCAGGGCATTTTGGCACCGCTGCAGTTTCTCGTCTTCGGGATAAGTCTGTTTCTGGTGATCCGCTATCTCGTCACCGGCGAGGGTGAGAGCGCCGCCGAAATCTCGATCCTGATCAAGACGCTTATCCTGTACACCATCATGGTCACCGGCTCGATCTGGGAGAAGGTGGTGTTTGACGAATGGCTGTTTGCCAAACCGTTCTTCTGGGAAGATGTCTTCTCCATGGCGGTGCTGGCGCTGCACACCGCCTATCTGTTGATGCTGTTCTATGGCTGGGGTTCGAGCGAGGAGCGCATGTATGTCGCGCTCGCTGCCTATGCCACCTATGTCGTCAATGCCGGTCAGTTCCTGTGGAAGTTGCGCATGGCGCGGCTCGAAGGCGAGCGTCTGCAAACAACCGATGCGGATGACCGCCAGCGACAGGCCGATCTGTCCACCACTTCCCCCAGCCCCCAAAACCCGGTGACCGCATGAACGATACCGCTCCCCTGATGATGGAAAAACCGCCTGCCAATGGCGAAGACTGCGCACCCGTCCTCAAGGAAAAGGGTCAGAGGGAGGTTTTCTGCGGCCTGACGGGCATTATCTGGCTGCATCGCAAGATTCAGGACGCGTTTTTCCTGATCGTCGGTTCACGCACCTGCGCCCATCTGATGCAATCGGCCGCCGGCGTGATGATCTTTGCCGAGCCACGCTTCGGCACCGCGATCATGGAGGAGCGGGACCTTGCCGGCCTCGCCGATGCCAATGAGGAGCTTGACCGCATCGTCAACCAACTTCTGGAGCGGCGGCCCGAGATCAAGACACTGTTCCTCGTCGGCAGCTGCCCTTCCGAAGTGATCAAGCTCGACCTCGCCAAAGCCGCGCAGCGCCTCGGCGCGCAGCATGCACCCAATGTGCGCGTGCTCAACTATTCGGGCAGCGGCATTGAGACCACCTTTACCGAGGGCGAAGATGCCTGCCTTGCCTCGCTGGTGCCGGAAATGCCGACACTGCCCGAGGATGCACCGAGAAACCTGATCCTTGTCGGCTCGCTGCCTGATATTGTCGAGGATCAGTTCATGCGGCTGTTCGCCAAGATCGGCATCGACAATGTCGCAAGCCTGCCCGAACGCTCGGTCGACAAGCTGCCGGGTATCGGCCCCAATACCCATTTCCTGCTGGCGCAACCCTTTCTCGGTGATACCGGCCAAAGGCTGCTGGAGCGCGGGGCAAAGCGGATCGATGCCCTGTTCCCCTTCGGTGTCGAGGGCACCACCGACTGGCTGATGGCGGCAGCAAAGACCTTCGGCATCGATACCGGCCATGTCGCCGAAGTGCTGCTGCCCTATCAGGAGCGCGCCCGCCGCGGCCTGCAGCATCAGCGCGAGCGGCTGGAGGGCCGCACCATCTTCTTCATGCCGGACTCGCAGCTGGAAATTCCGCTGGCACGCTTCCTCGCCAATGAGATGGGCATGGTACTGACCGAGGTCGGCACACCCTATCTCCACCGCAATCATCTGGTGAAGGAACTGGAGCACATGCCGCCGGGGGTCCAGCTCAGCGAAGGCCAGCATGTCGACAAACAACTTGAGCGGGTGCGTGCCACCAGGCCTGACCTCACCGTATGCGGCCTCGGTCTCGCCAATCCGCTCGAGAATGAAGGCCTTTCCACCAAATGGGCGATCGAGCTGGTGTTCTCGCCCATCCATGGCTTCGATCAGGCAGGGGATCTCGCCGAATTGTTCGCCCGGCCGATGCGCCGCCGTGATGTGTTGAAGGTATAAGCGATGCAGCTAGCCGTCTGGACATATGAAGGCCCGCCCCATGTAGGGGCGATGCGCGTCGCCACCGGCATGAAAGGCGTGCACTATCTGCTGCACTCGCCGCAGGGCGACACCTATGCCGATCTGTTGTTCACCATGATCGAACGGCGCGACCATCGCCCACCCGTCACTTATACCACCTTCCAGGCGCGTGACCTGGGCAAGGATACTTCGCAATTGTTTCAGGATGCGGCGCTGGACTCGCTCGAACGCTTCAAGCCCGATGCGATGCTGGTCGGTGCTTCCTGCACCGCCGAACTGATCCAGGATGATCCCGCTGGCCTGATCGAGAAAATGGGCCTGCCCATCCCGGTTATTCCGCTCGAACTGCCCAGCTATCAGCGCAAGGAAAATTGGGGCGCAGCGGAGACCTTCTATCAAATTGTCCGCTCGCTCGCCGACAAGGAGCGCACGCCCAGCGACCGCGAAGCTACGGGCCGTCGTCCGCTCGCCAATCTTCTCGGCCCGACCGCGCTCGGTTTCCGTCACCGTGACGATATTGTCGAAGTCACCCGCCTGCTCGATGGCTTGGGCGTCGACGTCAATGTCACCGCACCAATGGGCGCCACCGCTGCCGATATTGCGCGTCTCGGCGAGGCCGATTTCAACATCGTCATGTATCCCGAAATCGGCGAAATGGCGGCAGAGTATCTGAAACGTACTTTCCGCCAGCCCATGGTCCGCACCGTGCCCATCGGCATTGGCGCGACGCAGGATTTTGTCCGTGAAGTCGCAGAGATAGCCGGGGTAGATCCTGAGCCAATGCTTGAGCGCAACCTGTCGCGCATGTCCTGGTGGAGCCGCTCGATCGACTCCAACTATCTCACCGGCAAGCGTGTCTTCATCTTTGGCGATGCCACACACGCCGTCGCTGCCGCGCGCATTGCCAATGACGAGCTGGGCTACAAGGTCTGCGGCCTGGGTTGCTATAATCGCGAATTTGCCCGCGATGTCCGCGCCGCGGCCAAGAAATATGATGTCGAGCCGCTGATCACCGATGACCATCTGGCGGTGGAAAAAGCCATTGAGGAGGCCCAGCCCGAGCTGATCCTCGGCACCCAGATGGAGCGCCATATCGCCAAGCGCTTCTCGCTGCCCTGCGCGGTGATTTCGGCGCCGGTGCATGTACAGGATTTCCCGGCCCGCTTCTCGCCTCAAATGGGCTTTGAAGGCGCCAATGTCATTTTCGACGATTGGGTGCATCCACTGGTCATGGGTCTGGAAGAGCATCTGCTCACCATGTTCCGCGACGATTTCGAGTTTAGCGACGAGGCCGGCCCTTCACATCTGGGTGCGGGCCATGGCGCGCCACAGACCCAAGCCGCGCCGCAGCCAGAACCGCCAATGGCCGACACTCTGGGCGATGTCGCAGTCGCCGAAGCTCCGGCAGCAGTCGGCGAGGCCATATGGACCGATGAGGCCATGAAGGAGCTCAAGAAAATACCCTTCTTCGTGCGTGGAAAGGCACGTCGTAACACCGAAACCTTCGCCGCAGAGCAAGGGATAACCACAATCGAACTGGACACCCTTTACGACGCGAAGGCGCATTATGCCAAGTAACGCATCTCCCTCGGTCCGCACGGTTATCATCACGCTGGACAACCATCTGACCGCTGCGGTCGAGCGCGCCAACCAGCAGTTGGCCGAGGACAATATCTCCATCGCGCTCTATGCCGCTTCGGACTGGGACCGCGATCCTTCGCTGCTCGAAGCCGCGAGACAGGACATTGCGCAGGCCGATATCATCATCGTCACCATGCTGTTTATCGAGGACCATGTCCGCGCCATCTATTCGGCACTCGAGGCACGGCGCGATGACTGTGACGCAATTGTCGGGCTGATGTCGACGGCGGAAATCGTCAAGCTGACCCGGCTCGGTAGTTACAGCATGGACAAACCGGCCAAAGGCCCGATGGCGCTGCTGAAAAAGCTGCGTGGATCGAAAAAGACGGGTGGTGGTGCCGGCGCCAGCCAGATGAAGATGCTGCGCCGTCTGCCCAAAATCCTGCGCTTCATCCCCGGCACGGCGCAGGATGTGCGGCAATATTTTCTGACGCTGCAATATTGGCTTGCCGGTTCGGACGACAATGTCGTCGACATGGTGCGGGGCCTGGTCAACCGCTATGCCAGCGGCGAGCGCGAGAGCCTGAAGGACTCGTTCAGCGTTCAGCCGCCACGCGCCTATCCGGAAGTCGGTGTCTATCACCCCGATCTGCCCGAGCGGCTGACCGAGGATGCCAGCCTGCTGCCCGCGCCGAAACAGCCCAGCGGCACGGTCGGGGTGCTAATGCTGCGCTCCTATCTGCTGGGCAAGGATGCTGGCCATTATGACGGCATGATCGAGATGCTGGAGGCGCAGGGCCTCAAGGTCATTCCCGCTTTTGCCAATGGCCTGGATGCCCGCCCGGCTATCGACAAATATTTCGTCGACAAGGATCACAAGCCCAGCGTTGATGCGATCATCAACCTCACCGGCTTCTCGCTGGTCGGCGGTCCGGCCTATAATGATGTCGATGCCGCAGTCGAAACGCTGCGCGATCTCGATGTGCCCTATGTCGCGGCGCACCCGATCGAGTTCCAGTCGCTGGAAAACTGGAGCGCCGGGCATATGGGCCTGTTGCCGCTCGAAACCACGATCATGCTCGCCATTCCCGAGCTCGATGGCGCGATCACCCCGACGGTATTCGGTGGCCGTTCCGATGGCTCGCCTGAAGGCTGTTGCGGTTGCAGCCGCAACTGCCATTTCAACAATGAGCACAATGTCCGGGCAATGAACAGCTGCCCCGAGCGTGCTGCGGCGCTGGCAGCCAAGGTATCGCAAATGATCGCGATGCGCCGCACCGCCAAGGCCGAACGCAAACTCGCACTGGTCTTGTTCAACTTCCCGCCCAATTCGGGCGCGACCGGTACAGCCGCGTTCCTGTCGGTATTTGAATCGCTGCATGCGACACTGCACCGGCTCAAGGATGAAGGCTATAGCGTCGAGCTACCGGATACGGTCGCCGAACTGCAGGCTATTGTCCTAAAAGGCAATGCCGAGCGCTATGGCGCTGACGCCAATGTCGCGGTGCAAATCCCGGCCGATGATTATGTCCGCCGCGAGCCCTATCTCAAGGAGATCGAGGCGCAATGGGGGCCTGCTCCCGGCAAGCAGCTGAGCGATGGACAGAATATCCAGATACTCGGGGCGCATTTCGGCAACATCTTTGTCGGGGTTCAGCCAACCTTCGGCTATGAGGGCGATCCGATGCGGCTGTTGTTCGAGGGTACCTTCACCCCGACCCACGCTTTCTCGGCCTTTTACCGCTATATCCGCGAGGATTTCGGCGCTCATGCTGCGCTGCATTTCGGCACCCATGGTGCGCTGGAATTCATGCCCGGCAAGCAGACCGGCATGAGCGGCCAGTGCTGGCCTGAACGGCTGATCGGCACGCTGCCCAATTTCTATCTCTACGCCTCGAATAACCCGTCCGAAGGCATTATCGCCAAGCGCCGCTCGGGCGCGACGCTGATCAGCTATCTTACACCACCGCTTGCCGAAGCCGGTCTCTACAAGGGCTTTGTCGAGCTCAAGTCGATGCTCGAAAGGTGGCGCACGGCCCAGCCCGACGACCCCGAGCGTGCCGATCTCGAAGAGATGATTCACGACCAGTGCCGCGAGCTTGATATCGAGGCGGGTGATCTGGAAAGCCTTTCGGGCCGCCTCTATGAGCTTGAAAAAGAACTGATCCCGCAAGGCCTGCATGTCCTGGGCGGCAAGCTGGAGGGTCAGGAACGCGAAGATCTGATCGAGGCGATGGCCAAGGCCAGTCCCGATCTTGGTCACGAAGAGATTGCCGCGCGGCTGGAATCGTCCGACGAGCTTGGCTCGCTGATGCAGGCGCTGGACGGGCATTATGTGCCACCTGCTCCGGGCGGCGATGTGCTCAACAATCCCGAGGTGTTGCCCACGGGTCGCAATATCCATGGCTTCGATCCGTTCCGCCTGCCGAGCAGCTATGCCTGCAAGCTGGGCGAAACGCAGGCGGCGCAACTGCTCGAACGGCACCAGGCCGAGGGTGCCAGCCTGCCCGAAAGCATCGCCATGGTGCTGTGGGGTACCGACAATCTCAAAAGCGAAGGCTCGCAAATCGCCCAGGCGATGGCGTTTATCGGCGCACGACCGCGGTTCGATGATTATGGCCGTCTTGCTGGCGCGGAACTGATCCCGCTCGAGGAGCTTGGCCGGCCGCGTATCGATGTCGTCATCACCCTGTCGGGCATTTTCCGTGATCTGCTGCCGCTGCAGACGCGGATGCTGGCTGAGGCAAGCTGGCTTGCGACCAGCGCCGATGAACCGCTGGAGCAGAATTTCGTGCGCAAGCATAGCCTCGCACATCAGGAAAAACATGGCTGCGATCTGGAGACCGCGAGCCTGCGTGTCTTCTCCAACGCGCAAGGGGCCTATGGCGCCAATGTCAACCAGATGATCGACGGCGCCACCTGGGATGACGAGGACGAGCTGGCCAATATGTTCGAGGCCAAGAAGGGCTTTGCCTATGGCCGCAGCGGCGAGCCGGTACAGCAGCGCGAACTGCTTGAGAGCGAACTCGCCAATGTCGAGCTGACCTATCAGAATCTCGAATCGGTCGAACTCGGCGTCACCGATATCGACCATTATGTCGATGGACTGGGCGGCATGACCAAAGCGGTGGAAAAAGCGCGCGGCCAGACCACCCCGGTCTATGTCGTCGATGCCACCCAGGGCGATACCAAGGTGCGCACGCTGGGCGAGCAGATCGACCTGGAAACCCGCACCCGCATGCTCAACCCGAAATGGTATGAGGGCCTGCTCAAGCACGGCTTTGAGGGCGTACGCAATATCGAGGCGCATGTCACCAACACGCTGGGCTGGTCGGCCACCACCAGCGAGACGGTATCGCCTTGGGTCTATCAGAAGATCAGCGAGACCTTTGTGCTCGATGACGAGATGCGCGCGCGTCTTGCCGAGCTGAACCCGAAATCATCGTCGCGCATGGCCGAACGCCTGCTCGAAGCCTGTGACCGCGAATTATGGTCACCCGATGAAGCCACATTGGCAGCCCTGCAGGCGGCCAGTGACGATCTGGAGGACCGGCTGGAAGGCCTGGTGCCGGCAGAATGACCCCCCATCACAACCCATCCCTGGAGAGAGGAACCCCCCAATGACCCTTTTAGACGGAAGCGATGCTCCACCCGATGGCGAAGGCAGTGTCCAGGTCCATATGGACCCGAAAGACGAGATCAAATCGGCAAAGGTTTTCGCGGTTTACGGCAAGGGCGGTATCGGCAAATCGACGACATCGTCCAACCTGTCGGCGGCTTTTACCAAGCTCGGCCACCGGGTGCTGCAAATTGGCTGTGACCCCAAGCATGACTCGACCTTCACGCTGACCAAGAAGATGATGCCGACGGTGATCGACGTCTTGGAAACAGTCGACTTCCACAGCGAGGAGTTGCGTCCTGATGACTATATGTTCGAGGGCTATAATGGTGTGATGTGCGTCGAGGCCGGTGGCCCGCCCGCCGGCACAGGCTGTGGCGGCTATGTCGTCGGCCAGACGGTGAAACTGCTGAAGCAGCACCATCTGCTCGAAGATACCGATGTGGTTATTTTCGACGTGCTGGGCGATGTGGTGTGCGGCGGCTTTGCCGCGCCGCTGCAGCATGCCGACAATGCGATTGTCGTTGCCGCCAATGATTTCGACAGCATCTTCGCCATGAACCGCATCGTTGCGGCGATCAACGCCAAGTCGAAAAACTATAATGTCCGGCTTGCCGGCGTCGTCGCCAACCGCTCGGCCGAAACCGACGAGATCGACCGCTTCTCCGATGCCATCGGCATGAAGCGGCTGGCGCATTTCAAGGATCTCGACGCCATTCGCCGGTCACGGCTGAAAAAATGCACGCTGTTCGAGATGGAAGATTCCCCCGAAGTCGAGGCGGCACGCCAGGAATATATCGCGCTGGCGAAAAAGCTGTGGGACGGCGCCGAGCCGCTCAAAACCACCCCGATGAAGGACCGCGATATCTTCGACTTTCTGGGATTTGAATGATGGAAGGTATTTGATCATGCCTCAGGGCCTCGCCTCGACCAGCTATCATCAGAGCCGCCGCCGGCTGGAGCAGTATTTCGACCAGACCGCGCGCAAGGCATGGGTCGATCTGACCTCCGATGCGCCGGTCAGCGGCATCCGTGCCACTGTGCGCGCCGGACGCGACCGGATGCGCAACATTCTGCTCGATACCCTGCCCACCGACATGCACGGCATGCGCCTGCTCGATGCCGGTTGTGGCACCGGGGCGCTGGCCATTGCAGCGGCAGCACGCGGCGCGCATGTCGTCGCGGTCGATGTATCGCAGGGGCTGATCGATGTGGCGCAGAAGCGCGCGCCCGAAGGCCTGTCGATCGACTGGAAGGTCGGCGATATGCGGCATCGCGATCTCGGCATTTTCGACCATGTTATCGCGATGGACTCGCTGATTCATTACAGCCAGAATGATGTGCTGGCGGTGCTGCGGGCATGGTCTGACAGAGCCAATGAAATTGCCTTCACCTTTGCGCCGGGCACGGCATTGTTGCGCACGATGCACATGGTCGGCAAGGCGTTCCCGCGCAGCGACCGGTCCCCGGCAATCAAGCCATTGTCGGAAGCGCGGCTGTCCAAGGCGGTCGAAGCGGCCCTGCCCGAATGGCAGATCAATTTCACCGAGCGCGTCTCCAGCGGATTCTACAAATCCGAAGCCATGGGGATGAGCCGACGGTGAAGCAGCAGCCCTCTTCGGTCAGCTTTTGGCAGGGCATTGGTATCAGGCTGCTGCCTTTTGCCGATGCCGCCAGTGCCGAGCTGCCGCTGGGGCGTCTGTTGCGGCTGGCACTGTTCCAGGTCAGTGTCGGCATCGCCGTGGTGCTGCTCAATGGCACGCTGAACCGGGTGCTGATCGTCGAGCTCGGCCTGCCGACATGGATTATCGCGCTGATGATCGGTATCCCGCTGGTCGTCGCGCCATTTCGCGCACTGATCGGCTATAAATCGGACACCCATCGCTCGCTGCTCGGTTGGCGCCGGGTGCCCTATATCTGGTTCGGTACGCTGGGCCAATTTGGTGGCTTGGCCATCATGCCCTTTGCCCTGGTCCTCCTTACCCGCGAGGATACCTTCCTCGCCGGCGTTGCAGGCGCCTGCCTCTCCTTTCTCCTCACCGGGGCCGGCATGCATGTAACCCAGACCGCCGGGCTGGCGCTCGCTACCGATATTGCCCCTGCCGAAAAGCGCCCGCGTGTCGTCGCCCTGCTCTATCTGATGCTGCTGGTCGGCATGATGATGGCCGCACTCACCATCGGCAACCTGCTCGCCGATTTCAGCAACACCCGGCTGGTAGAGGTGATTTCCGGCGCTGCAGTGATCACCGCAGTGCTCAATATCATTGCGCTTTGGAAACAGGAAGCACGCGGAACGGCACTCAGGAAATCAGATCCACCGGCTCCGGCATTCAGCGAAATCTGGGCAGCGTTCGCTGCGCGTCCCAACACCAAGCGGTTGCTTCTTGCCATTGGTCTTGGCGCCATGGCCTTTGCCATGCAGGATGCTCTGC
Above is a genomic segment from Pseudomonadota bacterium containing:
- a CDS encoding magnesium chelatase subunit H, whose product is MPSNASPSVRTVIITLDNHLTAAVERANQQLAEDNISIALYAASDWDRDPSLLEAARQDIAQADIIIVTMLFIEDHVRAIYSALEARRDDCDAIVGLMSTAEIVKLTRLGSYSMDKPAKGPMALLKKLRGSKKTGGGAGASQMKMLRRLPKILRFIPGTAQDVRQYFLTLQYWLAGSDDNVVDMVRGLVNRYASGERESLKDSFSVQPPRAYPEVGVYHPDLPERLTEDASLLPAPKQPSGTVGVLMLRSYLLGKDAGHYDGMIEMLEAQGLKVIPAFANGLDARPAIDKYFVDKDHKPSVDAIINLTGFSLVGGPAYNDVDAAVETLRDLDVPYVAAHPIEFQSLENWSAGHMGLLPLETTIMLAIPELDGAITPTVFGGRSDGSPEGCCGCSRNCHFNNEHNVRAMNSCPERAAALAAKVSQMIAMRRTAKAERKLALVLFNFPPNSGATGTAAFLSVFESLHATLHRLKDEGYSVELPDTVAELQAIVLKGNAERYGADANVAVQIPADDYVRREPYLKEIEAQWGPAPGKQLSDGQNIQILGAHFGNIFVGVQPTFGYEGDPMRLLFEGTFTPTHAFSAFYRYIREDFGAHAALHFGTHGALEFMPGKQTGMSGQCWPERLIGTLPNFYLYASNNPSEGIIAKRRSGATLISYLTPPLAEAGLYKGFVELKSMLERWRTAQPDDPERADLEEMIHDQCRELDIEAGDLESLSGRLYELEKELIPQGLHVLGGKLEGQEREDLIEAMAKASPDLGHEEIAARLESSDELGSLMQALDGHYVPPAPGGDVLNNPEVLPTGRNIHGFDPFRLPSSYACKLGETQAAQLLERHQAEGASLPESIAMVLWGTDNLKSEGSQIAQAMAFIGARPRFDDYGRLAGAELIPLEELGRPRIDVVITLSGIFRDLLPLQTRMLAEASWLATSADEPLEQNFVRKHSLAHQEKHGCDLETASLRVFSNAQGAYGANVNQMIDGATWDDEDELANMFEAKKGFAYGRSGEPVQQRELLESELANVELTYQNLESVELGVTDIDHYVDGLGGMTKAVEKARGQTTPVYVVDATQGDTKVRTLGEQIDLETRTRMLNPKWYEGLLKHGFEGVRNIEAHVTNTLGWSATTSETVSPWVYQKISETFVLDDEMRARLAELNPKSSSRMAERLLEACDRELWSPDEATLAALQAASDDLEDRLEGLVPAE
- the bchL gene encoding ferredoxin:protochlorophyllide reductase (ATP-dependent) iron-sulfur ATP-binding protein → MTLLDGSDAPPDGEGSVQVHMDPKDEIKSAKVFAVYGKGGIGKSTTSSNLSAAFTKLGHRVLQIGCDPKHDSTFTLTKKMMPTVIDVLETVDFHSEELRPDDYMFEGYNGVMCVEAGGPPAGTGCGGYVVGQTVKLLKQHHLLEDTDVVIFDVLGDVVCGGFAAPLQHADNAIVVAANDFDSIFAMNRIVAAINAKSKNYNVRLAGVVANRSAETDEIDRFSDAIGMKRLAHFKDLDAIRRSRLKKCTLFEMEDSPEVEAARQEYIALAKKLWDGAEPLKTTPMKDRDIFDFLGFE
- the bchM gene encoding magnesium protoporphyrin IX methyltransferase, with amino-acid sequence MPQGLASTSYHQSRRRLEQYFDQTARKAWVDLTSDAPVSGIRATVRAGRDRMRNILLDTLPTDMHGMRLLDAGCGTGALAIAAAARGAHVVAVDVSQGLIDVAQKRAPEGLSIDWKVGDMRHRDLGIFDHVIAMDSLIHYSQNDVLAVLRAWSDRANEIAFTFAPGTALLRTMHMVGKAFPRSDRSPAIKPLSEARLSKAVEAALPEWQINFTERVSSGFYKSEAMGMSRR
- a CDS encoding BCD family MFS transporter, with the translated sequence MKQQPSSVSFWQGIGIRLLPFADAASAELPLGRLLRLALFQVSVGIAVVLLNGTLNRVLIVELGLPTWIIALMIGIPLVVAPFRALIGYKSDTHRSLLGWRRVPYIWFGTLGQFGGLAIMPFALVLLTREDTFLAGVAGACLSFLLTGAGMHVTQTAGLALATDIAPAEKRPRVVALLYLMLLVGMMMAALTIGNLLADFSNTRLVEVISGAAVITAVLNIIALWKQEARGTALRKSDPPAPAFSEIWAAFAARPNTKRLLLAIGLGAMAFAMQDALLEPYGGEILGLSVGSTTALTGAWALGALIAFVYSAKRLNDGADALRLAGGGAVAGVVAFLMTLFAAPSESVPLLYAGAIAIGFGTGMFSVGTMIAAMGLARQGTSAGLALGAWGAVQASAAGIGIVLGGLIRDGIAYYALADGLGATLAVRASGYGAVYCIEILLLLVTLVALGPVIGMPDAEDERADNAGERFGLSEFPT